In a single window of the Pedococcus dokdonensis genome:
- a CDS encoding TetR/AcrR family transcriptional regulator — MSGRRAEAARNDGRILDAARAVFLADPDAPISSVAAAAGVGISALYRRYPSKEQLLRALAEDGLTRYAASLEAALASDDDPWTAYVTCLQEVLDGQSQALAQRLAGTFTPTPELTLTAQRAARLSGRLFRRVRKAGELRDDVTEADIVLLLETVSLVELPGADGGASLRRRYLALLLQALRAPAAGPLPGPPAREADLTARWRARLSQGD; from the coding sequence ATGAGCGGTCGCCGAGCCGAGGCGGCCCGCAACGACGGCCGGATCCTCGACGCCGCCCGCGCCGTCTTCCTGGCCGACCCGGACGCCCCCATCTCGTCGGTGGCGGCTGCGGCTGGGGTGGGCATCAGCGCCCTCTACCGGCGCTACCCGAGCAAGGAGCAGCTGTTGCGGGCGCTGGCCGAGGACGGCCTCACGAGGTATGCCGCGTCGCTCGAGGCCGCGCTCGCGTCCGACGACGACCCCTGGACGGCCTACGTCACCTGTCTCCAGGAGGTGCTCGACGGGCAGAGCCAGGCGCTGGCGCAACGGCTGGCCGGCACCTTCACCCCCACGCCCGAGCTCACCCTGACGGCCCAGCGCGCCGCGAGACTGTCCGGGCGGCTCTTCCGCCGGGTGCGCAAGGCCGGCGAGCTGCGCGACGACGTGACCGAGGCCGACATCGTGCTCCTGCTCGAGACGGTGTCCCTGGTCGAGCTGCCGGGTGCCGATGGGGGCGCATCGCTGCGTCGCCGCTACCTCGCCCTGCTGCTGCAAGCGCTGCGGGCACCGGCCGCCGGCCCGCTGCCCGGCCCGCCCG
- a CDS encoding TIGR03086 family metal-binding protein has product MGFEVLTTSLTALQQVADGVTDDQLDASTPCAEWTVAQVLLHAAGDQHAWASYVGSGALPTYNPFDPPARPEGTASELVSAAVSAATAAWESVDPASEAVPTPLPPVPTLRADLAAAACALDAAVHAWDVAVATGQPSPLTDELAAALEPGARTVVEPLRGFAYAAPLAPEAGEGPAAALLRYLGRDPEWAA; this is encoded by the coding sequence ATGGGCTTCGAAGTCCTCACCACCTCCCTCACCGCACTGCAGCAGGTCGCCGACGGCGTGACCGACGACCAGCTGGACGCGTCCACCCCCTGCGCCGAGTGGACGGTGGCCCAGGTGCTGCTGCACGCCGCCGGCGACCAGCACGCCTGGGCGAGCTACGTCGGCAGCGGGGCGCTGCCCACCTACAACCCGTTCGACCCCCCGGCTCGCCCGGAAGGCACCGCGAGCGAGCTCGTCTCCGCCGCCGTGTCCGCCGCCACCGCCGCGTGGGAGTCCGTGGACCCCGCCTCCGAGGCGGTCCCGACTCCGCTCCCTCCCGTGCCCACCCTGCGAGCCGACCTCGCGGCGGCCGCGTGTGCACTGGACGCGGCGGTCCACGCGTGGGACGTGGCCGTCGCGACCGGCCAGCCGTCACCGCTGACCGACGAGCTGGCCGCTGCCCTCGAGCCCGGCGCCCGGACCGTCGTGGAGCCGCTGCGTGGCTTCGCGTATGCCGCGCCGCTGGCTCCCGAGGCCGGCGAGGGTCCCGCGGCGGCCCTCCTGCGCTACCTCGGTCGCGACCCCGAGTGGGCCGCCTGA